In Candidatus Dependentiae bacterium, the DNA window TTAAATTAATATAAGTCTGAACAAGGTATGGGTTAGCTCCCCAATCCTTCAAGGCTGTTTCAACGCAAGGAGCATTACAAATATGAAGACAGTCCATCACATATAAAAGTTTTTTATCAATAAGCTTGCGAACAGTTCTAGATTTATCAATTGCATGAATATTTTGAATAGACAGCCAGGCAATCATTTTTTTTGCACCGTCAAAAAAGGTTAAACAATCACACCAAATTTCAGGAACCACCATAAGCGTTGACGAGTCTAAGGCGACGTCTTTATTTAAATTAAAAATATTATAATCGTTTTGATAAACTAACGGCGCAGTCCCTATATCAGAAACAGAAAGATACCAAACCCCATTAATATTTTTTTTATGAATCAAGCTTCCCGTACGCATCCATAACATATATACATCAAAACCTTCTTTTTTAAGCTCTTGGGCAATTTGACACAAGCTTTCCGGGCCACCTGTTGTGATATATGGACAAAGAATAACGACTGTTTTAATGGTCTTAAAAAAATCTACGGAACTTTGATCATTATCAATTGATATATTTTGTTCAAAATAATAATTTTCTGAGAGCCCTTTCATATATGATGCATTCATTGTCTGAGTTTCTTCAATGCTATTTGCAAATAAGCGAACTGGCTTTAAAGAAATAATTATTACGAGCAATATTAAAAACTGTTTATTTTTAGTCATTTCAAAAATCATTTTTGACTACTTCTTTACTTTAAATTAAATTTAATTTTAATTTTTTCTAAATCTTTAGATAATTCTGAAAGTTGAATATTAAAATCCACAAAGGCAAGAGCCTCAGGATCATCTTTTAAAAGGATTTTAAGCATGTCATGCTTTTTAGCTTCCATCATATTTTTCATGATGACTTTTTCATAAGGCTTCATACTGCTTGTTTTTAAATAATTTGTATAATCCTCAAGATAAAAGTCTAATCTGATTTCAACTTCTCTTGCAGTTATTTTATCATCAATAATCTTTTCAATTTTTGTTTTTTCAAGAAAATAATAACTATTGGCCCAAAGAAAAGACTTTTTCATATCATCAAGAGATATAAACTTAACAGGCCGGTCTTTAACCTCATTGCTTGAAGATTTTGCTAAAAAAGCAGTGCTCAAAAAAATTATTGCTACAAAATAACTCAAGTATACTTTCGACATTTCATACCTTTCGCTGTAAGTAAATCAATCAATCAATTAGGCGTTAATAATAATTTTCAATTTTTAATAGTCGCCATTGCGTGAATAATACGCGATATTTCAGATTTTTGAAAGGTTTCATCATAGATTTTTATGACTTTAAAGCCAGCGCTTTCTAGCAACTCTTTCCACTCATTATCAGAGCGCCAAACTATTTCTACTAAAGCATTTTCCTGCTGCAAGACAATTCCATTAACGACCAACTCATACAAACAAAAAGTATTCGCTAACTTTTTTTCTACATTAAAGACATGCCGCTTTGTTACTCGAATAACGTTTCGTTCATCAAGCCTAGCAGTTGAGACTGAATACTCATCAATTGTTACGTCAGGTACAAAAATATCTATCAATAAATTACCGCCATCAAGCACATGGTCATGAAGATTTTTAAGCGCCTGCAAAACAATAACCTCATCTGCTATAAGTTGCAGTGAACCAAATGCTATGATAACAGTGCTGTATTTATATGGTATTTTAAGATTTTCAAGCGATTGCTCATACAATTTAGGCTCAATCCCAAGAACTTTACATCGTTGGCGACAACGCTCAAGCATATCATGCGAATTATCAGCACCATCTACCACATATCCACGCTGCATCAAAGGAATTTGCAATCTGCCCGACCCTGACATTGCTTCCAAAACCCTGCCCGGATTATGCTCAATAAATGAACTAAAAAAATCCACCTCTTCTTCAGATGCATATTTTTCCGTTGCATCATAATACTCACTATAAAGTTGGCCATAGGCCTGGATATTATTTTTACTCATTTGTAAATTTTCTGTTTTGACCTTGAAAATTAGACTATTTATTTTGCCAATCATTATCAAAAATTATATCAACAGTATAAACATTTATTTTTAGAAATTTTAATATTAATGCATGCTTAAAGTTATAAAAGTTTGCTTACAAGATAGAATATCAATTCTAATGATGATACCATTAAAATCATATATTTTTGCCATTTATAAAGAATAGACTTAACAATAATTATGAGGAGAAATCAAACAATGATTAATCTACCAAAATGTCCAAAATGTAGTTCAGAGTATACTTATGAAAATAATGGGATTTTGACTTGTCCAGAATGTGCTCATGAGTGGAACCAAGACGCAGAAAGTGAAATTGCTGAAAATAAAAAGATTATTAAAGATGCGAATGGAAATATCTTGAACGATGGTGACTCTGTAGCCTTAATAAAAGACCTTAAAGTAAAAGGTAGTTCATCGACGATAAAAGCTGGTACAAAAGTAAAAAACATACGATTAGTCGATGAAGATCATAATATTGATTGCAAAATTGATGGATTTGGGAAAGTGGGTTTAAAATCTGAGTTTGTCAAAAAGATATCGTAAAGAGCTTGTAAAGTAATTTATGTAATTTGCCTTAACCAAATTAACAATTCTAAGTATCAATAAAGATACTGTCATGTTAGATTGTCGCTGACCAAAAATAATTACTCAATCTACATACTTTCTGCAAAGGACCTTTAATGTCTATAAAGTGTGATAAATGCTCTTATGTAATGACAAAATCAGAAGTTGCAGGCTATCTAACTTGCGAAATTTATACCGTGTTTAAAACGTTAATTCTTCCTGTGCTTTTAGCTCGATATGCAATGAAAGGAATTAAAAAAGAAAGTGATAGCTGGATTGTTGGAATTTTAAACAAGTGCGAAATAAAATGTCATGTCTGTAAAGAATATATAGGATGGTCAAATGCTAAAACAAAAAAAGGAAATCCAGCTTGAAAAAAATGTTTAGCATTATCATGTTGCTTGGTTTAAGCATTAGCCAAATTAACATATCTACCCCTCGCAAGCTACAACCAATGACTCAGTGGCCCACAAATCCTGTATTTTGGTACACGATGATCAAAGAACTTGTATCTCTTGCGCGTGACTCAAAAGTTTCAAAATCCACTCCACATGAACAATTATACACCTTCATACATTGTCAAGGCTGTGCATGTCCTATTAACATATACACAACGATGGTGCATTGCGCATACAATAAAAAATATAAAGCTTTACGCAAAATTAGATCTTTAATCTCAGATGGAGATTTAACCAAAATTCAAAATTTTTTACTTATTTTTCATGAACGATTTCAGACAAAATGTGAACATTGCAATACTTATTCCGGTTGGCATATCAAGGACATAGCTCAATGATAGGTCTACCTTCATAACAACTCATCACCAAAGAAAATCATTGGTGTTACAAAGTCAGTTGAGTATCCAAGCTTTTTCATAGCCTTTTTTTCATACAAACTTTTAATGCGATCAATGCCAAGTTCAGGATTTTCAATCTTATTAATTCGCTCTTTACCTATCTTTGCAAGCCAATGTTTAAATGGTTCTGCTTTGGGAGATGGAATTGATTGGATGATACGAAACATCCCTTCAGTATGTGAACAGTCAGTTGCGTATTTTTTCCAATCAGATGCCTGAAGTTTCAGTTGTCGATAAACTGTCGAGAGCTCAACGCCAGAGCCATTTTTTTCTCTTGTTTTCATCTTCAACCAATATTCACGAGGCTTTGTGCTATCTGTTAAAAACGCAATGACATCGATAACCGAAAACCACCACTGATCTTCTGCAAATACTCGTCGAATGTTTTGACCTTGAAAAATTGCTATTTTTGTTAATTCACCAGATCCCATAATTTATCCCAAAAAACCATTATCATTAAGCTCTATTTATATCTTAACAACATGGACTAGGAACATAATTTGAGATTAATAGTTATTATTTGATTCTTTTTCAGTAGACCCGCTGGATCTTAAGTGTTTCGTGCGAATAGCGCTAATTAAAAGAAAGTCATTTGAAAAGTGTGCTTGCAACGCGAAGTATGGTGTACCCTATCGGTCTATCTTTGCAACTTTATCGATAATGTCAGCTTGATGTTTTCAATCAAACAGTTATTACTCGCCGAACAAAACAATCTTAGATAAAAGATACTTTTTACTTTTTTAAGCAGAGTATTTATACCATAAAGCACACATGACACATGCCATTAATATTATCATACCCATCTCAGAAGCATTTTGATTCCTGCTGTTATACTGATTGAAAGAATCAATTTCTACTAAATCCTTTTGCGACATATCAAATTTCATACTCAATTCAATTGATCCAAAAAAACCTTTAGATAAAACCAAATAAGGGGATTTAAGCTTAATTGCCTGAAGCCATATTTTTCTCGCACGTTTATAATCATCTAGAGGAATATAAAGCTCAAGAATCATATCACTTTCACCATAATCAGAAATATTTTCCCACAACCATATATGTTTTTCTAATGTTTCAAGTTTAACGGGAGAAGATCTCCAGTTTTGCAGTTTCCTTATCAATAAATCTAATTTTTCTCTTTGCCCTGAAAAGAGGGAATGCCCAATAAATCTTGAATCAGTTGACACTAATTCATATCGAGCAGACTTATCACAGTGTTGATATAATAATTTCATTTTATTCTCCTGAATAAGAGGCCTAATTCTCCGAAATTACTTTAGGTTATCGCTCATTCAAACTGTACAACTTTTTATGCTCAAGAATTAACTCAACATATTTTTTCAGCCATACAGGAGAATTTGTAGCTGAATTAATTTCTGCAGGGGTCATCCAGAAATATTCAGGCACTTTACGTGGTGAAGCAACAACATTGGCAATAGTTTTATTAAGATTGCAATAAAAAGTTGAATATATGACTGGGTTCTTGCCGCTATCAACAGAAAAACTACTCGATACATACTGTACAGGATCTAGTAGCACTAATCCAACCTCTTCAAAAATTTCTCTTTTGACAGCTAATCGCAAAACATCCCATCCATTAATTTCATCTTGTTCATCAAATTTACCACCAGGAAAGGACAACAAACCTGCTGCTTGCTTACCCTCGGGAAGTTTAATGACTAAAAACTTTCCATCAAGCTCAATGGCACATTCAACAACAACTAAATATTTTTTCATTTCAAATCACTTTCAATCTTTTTTGTCTTTTCTCTTTTACAAGATAAAAAATTTTCATTCGAAACTACTTTTTTACCAATTTGCAGCTCTATGTCTTTACGCGTTCTGCCTGCAACAGCGCCACCTGATTTTGCATCTCTTCGCAGCTTGGGCATTCCCTTAGAATCTTGTTGCTCGCTTATCTGAGTAGTTGTTGCTTCGCCAAGCATAGTAATGATTAATTCTAAATCGGTCATGTGATCACGCAAATTACCTTTTTCAACGCCTTTAATTTTTTTATACTCATCCACTTTCAGACTGAAAGCGCCTTTATCATTAAGCTCTATTTATATCTTAACAACATGGACTAGGAACATAATTTGAGATTAAT includes these proteins:
- a CDS encoding zinc ribbon domain-containing protein YjdM produces the protein MINLPKCPKCSSEYTYENNGILTCPECAHEWNQDAESEIAENKKIIKDANGNILNDGDSVALIKDLKVKGSSSTIKAGTKVKNIRLVDEDHNIDCKIDGFGKVGLKSEFVKKIS
- a CDS encoding Bro-N domain-containing protein — translated: MGSGELTKIAIFQGQNIRRVFAEDQWWFSVIDVIAFLTDSTKPREYWLKMKTREKNGSGVELSTVYRQLKLQASDWKKYATDCSHTEGMFRIIQSIPSPKAEPFKHWLAKIGKERINKIENPELGIDRIKSLYEKKAMKKLGYSTDFVTPMIFFGDELL
- a CDS encoding class I SAM-dependent methyltransferase — protein: MSKNNIQAYGQLYSEYYDATEKYASEEEVDFFSSFIEHNPGRVLEAMSGSGRLQIPLMQRGYVVDGADNSHDMLERCRQRCKVLGIEPKLYEQSLENLKIPYKYSTVIIAFGSLQLIADEVIVLQALKNLHDHVLDGGNLLIDIFVPDVTIDEYSVSTARLDERNVIRVTKRHVFNVEKKLANTFCLYELVVNGIVLQQENALVEIVWRSDNEWKELLESAGFKVIKIYDETFQKSEISRIIHAMATIKN
- a CDS encoding NUDIX domain-containing protein, which encodes MKKYLVVVECAIELDGKFLVIKLPEGKQAAGLLSFPGGKFDEQDEINGWDVLRLAVKREIFEEVGLVLLDPVQYVSSSFSVDSGKNPVIYSTFYCNLNKTIANVVASPRKVPEYFWMTPAEINSATNSPVWLKKYVELILEHKKLYSLNER